Within Ignavibacteria bacterium, the genomic segment GCAAGTATCAAATCGGATTGTGAACGAAGTCAAAGGAGTCAATCGAGTTGTGTATGATATCACTTCAAAACCTCCAGCAACAATAGAGTGGGAGTAAATTGAAAGTACAGATTATACTTGTAATCATACAAATTATTATTATTTTATCAACAAGGGGAATTGCCCAATCAAATAAAGCTAATTTCGAAATGGGACTTTACTATTTCAAAGCTGGAGATTACTCAAATGCCATTGCAGTACTTTCGAATGTTGCGAATTCAAATAATGACCATTCAGATGTCTCAAATTATCTTATAGTAGCATCTAACTATTATTTGGGAAATTTCGGCGAGGCAGTAAGAAGTGCTGAATCTTTCAAAAATAGATTTCCCAGCTCAAATTATTTGTTCGATGTGATTATGACTCAGTTGATCATTTATTTCGAGACAAAGCAGTTTGATGAATTGAAGAATAATTTAAATCCGATTGCGAATTTGAAATTATCTGAGACACAAAAGTTAAAGCTCGATTCGTTTTTAGGGTCTATAATAAATAATAAATCTCCTGCCAACTTAGAAAAAATATTTCGAAATCTAAGTTTCGTTCAAAACAGCCAATACATATTGAAACTTCTTTATCGAAAAGCAATCGAAAAAAATGATTTTATTTCGGCAAAAGAATACTACTCAGCTTATCAAAATTCTTCACAAACAACTATTGGGGTAAAAGAATTTAAAATAGGTGTTTTATTCCCACTGGGTGATGAAACTAAACTCTCTCCTGCAATTGAAATCTTAGAAGGATTAAAGTTTATCGTTCACAAATTTAACGGAGAGAATGAGCTCAAGATTAGTCTTATTATTTTGAATACTGAGGGGAATGAGAAAGCATTTGAACGAAATCTGAAGAAATTGGTGCTTGATCCTGATGTAATTTGTGTAATTGGACCTATTTATTCTGAACTGCTAAGGAAAGTATCTTCGCAAGCTGAACAGTATTTCATTCCAATGATCTCTCCAACATCAACTAGTACAGATTTAGCAGAACACAGAAAATTTGTTTTACAGTTCAATCCGAATTATGAAATTCGAGGTAGAGCGATGGCTGAATACTGTATTAATAAACTTGGATTGAAAAGATTGGCTGTACTTACCCAAAGTGAAGGATTCGCGAAATATATTTCTGAAGCATTTATCTCACACGCCAAAGAACTGAATATCGATTTTGTGACAGAACAATTTTTTGATGGGACTGTTTCTAACTTAACTTCTCAACTCGTAAATCTAAGAAAGAAAGCAATTGAATTAGATAGGGTAATTCGTTTTAATATCGACATGCCGATTCTAACAGAAAATAAATTAATTAAACTTGGATTAGAAAAGGTTTTAATTGATTCGCTCATACAACTGCAGTCTGAAAAAAGTGTCTTTGAATTGTTTGGAAAGTACGGCGATGTAATATGTAATTCTGAAGGCATTAAAACATACAAAAGAACTTTAGATGATATTCTTAATTATGATTCTCCGATCTATTCACTGGACGGAGTATATCTTTCAATTTCGGATAGAAGTGTAATCAAAAATTTAATACCTCATTTTAAAAACTTTGGGTTTCGTACCAGTCTCTTTGGAAGTGATGCGTGGTATGCACCTGACGATCTTTTGTTCATGTATCCAAGTTCTGATAGAATTGTTTTTACATCTGATTATTTCAATGATGAGGAAACTGATTTGTATATAGACCTCGCAGAAGAATTTAGTTCACTTTCAAATTTGCGTCTAACTAGAAATGTTTTTTATGGAATAGAGACGATGTTAAAAATATCAACTGTCATGAAATCTGAAAAACTTGATCGGTTTAGCCTAATTCTTAATATACAAAATGATAATTCTAGATCAGGTATCTCGAGTCAAATTATGCTTAATGAGTATGGGATCAATAATTATTTAAACATTCTTCAATTCTCAAACCGTTCAATTGATAAAATTGATGAAATAATCCTTAATCCAGTGAAAGGGAATCGACCATTAAAGTAAAAGATCTTCCGATTGATGATCGGCCGAGAGAGAAGTTAGAACTCTATGGGGCTCAAAATCTTTCCGATGTAGACCTGATTGCGATTCTTATTAGGTCAGGAATGAAAAATAAATCTGCTGTTTCGTTGGCGAGGGAAATAATAAAAGAAGCAGGCGATCTAAAGTCAATCATGAAAATGAGTCAAGACGAACTCCACTCTAAATTTAAAGGTATCGGAAAAACAAAGGCGATTACGTTAATGGCCGCTTTTGAGATTGCTAAGAGAATCGCCAAAAGCGATTTGAAAGAGAAACAGATTAAAATTGAATCTCCGAAAGATGTTTTTGACATTTTCAATCAAGAACTTTCTCACCTTGATGTTGAAAAATTTTATTTATTGATATTGAATTCATCAAACTACGTCAAAAAAAAGATCGAGATTTCATCAGGTACCCTAAATGCAAGTCTTATCTCCCCAAGGGAAATTTTTAAGCCTGCCATAGATTCAAAAGCAGCTAATATTATTCTAGTTCATAATCATCCGAGCGGGAATGTGGAACCGAGCCGCGAAGATATTAATGTTACAAAACAAATAGTTGAAGCCGGGAAAATATTAGAAATCCCTGTGCTCGATCATATAATTATTGCTAATAATCAATTCACAAGTTTCGTTGAACGGAAACTTTTATAGTTCAGAAGCATAAAAGAGTACGATTTCGTTCGAGTTTGATTGACAATTCAGCGAATAATTTCTATCTTTAACTTAAATTTTTAACCCGAATCTAAACCTTACGGAGGTACAAATATGCGAAAAATACTTTATTCTTTGTTAATTTTTACACTTTTTGGTATTACCTCTCTTGGAGTAACCAGTTGCAGCAGTGGTTTAAGCGATGAACAAGTAGCACAGCTTAATTCATTGAAGGCAGAAGTAAGTTCACTCGAGGGAGAAGTAAAATCATTAAAGGAACAAAAGGCATCGTTGGAAAGATCAGTTGGCGAATTGAATGCCAAATTGGAGCAATGCGCTAAGGATAAAGAAGAAACAAAAAGAAATCTTGAAAAACTGCCTAAGTAAAATTAACCATTGGAGGATTTTTATATGAAATTAAAAAAATTATTCTTGCCCACACTGATTTTCATCTTTGCCATTTCGATGAATGTTTTTGCACAATACGAGGAATGGGATAGTGATAGATGGATGTCAGAAATGAACAATCTAAAAGCAAGGAAAGAAAGTCTGCTCAAGGAAAAGGCAGCTTTAAATGCAGCGATTGCTGATCTGAAAAAAACTTCTCAACAAGATGTCGATCAATGCATGAATGAACTTTATGCACTCGTTGGCGCAAGCAAAGCGGATGTTGATGGCTTTAGAAGAAAAGTGAGTGAACTGGATTCTAAAATTAAAACTAAGCAACCGAACAAAAATGAACGTCAAGCGGAATTGGATGCTCTAAAGAAAAATAGAATAAGTGCGCTACCAGAATTTTTCGACAAGGTTCATAATCAAATGCAGAATGCATTGAATAATTGGATTGAAGTTGCTCCAGAAAAAGTTTACACGGTTGTTCGTGGTGACTGCTTATGGAATATAGCCAAAAAGAAGACTATTTATGATAACGCATTTGCATGGCCTAAAATATTCCAATCAAACAAGGATCAAATCAATAATCCTGATTTAATTTATCCAAAACAAGCTTTTAAAATTCCAGAAATGAATCAGGATGAAATGTCGAGATACCAAAAAATGAGAGATACTTGGAGAAGATTGCAGCAATAATCTGCTGAACTAAAGGTCAATCAAAAACTACGATACTCTTAATGAAAATACTGCCCTCACAATCTCAAATTGTGGGGGTATTGTATTTTAAATACAATAGATTTGAATAATAACAAGGAGCTAAAATTATTTGAGCACGATCGAAAAGAAAATTAAACTTTCTAACATTGACATGCTCGCTCTTATTGGAATCAACGATTCGAACATCTCGTTGATCGAATCTTATTTCAATACCAGCATTTCTGTAAGGGGGGAGACAATACATTTAAAGGGGACTCAATTCGAAATTGAGATGATAGAGAAAATACTCAACGAGTTAGTTTTCATCCTGAATAAGAATAAAATTATTACTCAACAGGATATTGAGTTAGTAATTCAATTGGCAAAAAATGGAAAAGAAGTTATCAGTGAAACTGACATAAATTCCGCAGTCCTTTTTACAAAGAGTGATGTTATAAAAGCAAAAACCGCAGGCCAGTTTGAGTTCATCAAAATTGCAAAACGAAATGATATTGTGTTTGCAATCGGGCCAGCCGGAACTGGAAAAACTTATCTATCTGTGGCACTTGCGGTTGCGAGTTTTAAAAATCATTTTGTTAATAAAATTGTATTATGTCGTCCCGCTGTTGAGGCAGGTGAAAATCTTGGATTTCTTCCAGGTGACATTCGTGAGAAGATCGATCCATATTTGCGTCCATTGTATGATGCGCTTGATGATATGATCCCTTTCGAAAAACTCAAAGTTTATTTGGAGAGAAATACCATTGAAATAATCCCTCTTGCATATATGCGCGGACGGACACTGAATAATGCGTTTGTGATTCTCGATGAAGCTCAAAACGCAACTGCATTGCAAATGAAGATGTTTCTTACACGATTAGGAGCAAATTCTAAAGCAATTATAACTGGTGACATAACTCAAGTTGATCTACCTACGAAGAAAGAAAGTGGCTTGATTCAAGCTCAATCCATACTTACTGGAATTGATGGCGTCGCCTTTGTTTATTTTACAAAAGCTGATGTGGTTAGACATCGTTTGGTTAAGAATATTTTAGAAGCTTACGAAAGATACCAAACGAATAATGGAAGTCAGTCACAGTCCTTTGAAAAACAATAATTATATGTTAAAGAAAAAATTAAATAAAAATTGTATAACTCTGATCTTATTAACAATTCTTATATCGAGTGGTTTTGCAATTGCTCAAGATGAGGAGGAATTTGAGCTTTACTTAATCGACAATTATGTAAGAAGCAACGACCCTTCGAAATTAGTTCTCAGCTGGATGACGAACATTGAAGCACTTACAAAAGTGGAAATCCCTTCGCTTGGAGTTTTTGCGGCATCAGATACTTTGACAGATAAAGTATTTTTAGTAATTGACGTGTCAAAAATATTAAATAAACCAGGCGATTATGACTTTTATTTTATTTCGATATTACTGGATGGAAGAGAGGTTAGGAGTGAAAAATTTGTATTTACTATTCCTCAGCAAGAAGTTCCGCCGATCGAAACTAGTCGAAGCGAAATTTCATATTATTTTTACACATGTTGTATCGGTGGATCGTTTTGGCTGATGCCATCGGTTGGGATTTCATACACAGAAGGTAATGCGAACTTTTCATTGAATAAAGATATACCTTTATTAAGCTTAAGCTCAAAATCTGTATTTAAGAATTATCCCTATTCATTTTTTTATGTAGGTTACAATCACATATTAAAAGGACCGGTTCAAAATCTTTTTAGGTATGGATATAGACAGCTTTTTGAGATGAAAGATTTATTGAATTATATAAGCATTGGGTTGTCCGGATTCACAAATTTTACTGGTGTGAACGGAATTTCTCCCGAAATTTCTTTTTCTTTCCTAAAAATTCTATCAACATTTGATCTTTACCTTCTTTACAGATTTGATAAAGAACTGATTAATGGGAATTACAAATCGCACCAAATACAATTAGGATTATTTACTTCATCGTTTTCACTTAACATAAACTTATGAAAGATATTATGACAATAAGAAGTCTGGAAAAAAAGGATCTACTCGAAGCTGCAAAATTTTGCAGAGCAAATATGGAACTTGACTCTATGCCCGATTTTCTATTTGAAGAAAAAACAATTATTGATAAAGATTTTAATTCAAGCACAACACTGATTGCTGAAGAGGAAAATCAAATTGTCGGCTTCATGATGGGAGTAGTACGACCACTTCAAACAGGAAAATGCGGCTACATTAAACTTATGGCTGTGAAATCTGACCTAAGAAGAAAAGGGATTGCTTCAAAACTTTATGAAATAATTCATGAAAAATTCATCGAACTTGGGTGTGAACGTGAACGAATTTACGAATCGCATCCAAATTACTTTATGCCTGGTGTAGATCCGCGTTATACTGAAGCAATCTGTTTTATTGAACGGAAAGGATTTAAAAAGTTTGGCGATACATCAAATCTTCTGTGCGATTTAGTTACACAAGATTTCTCTACAACTGAAGAAGAAAAACAAATTGTCAAACATAACTTAATTGTGAAGCGTGCTGAAAAAAATGATTTGACTCCAACAATTGAATTCTTAAAAAATGATTTTGAAGCCTGGGTCCCCGAGGTTACAAGAGCATTTCAAAATGACCCGATATCAGTACATGTTTGCATACATGAAGGAAAGGTTGTTGGCTTTTCAGCTTATGACACGAATAATCTTAATACTGGCTGGTTTGGACCGATGGGGACTTCACCCTCGCTGCGAGGCAAAAACATTGGGGGTATACTATTAAAAAGATGTTTGGCCGATCAAAAAGCACAAGGGCATCAGTTCGCAATTATACCATGGGTTGGTCCGATTCCATTCTATATGCATTATTGTAATTCAAAAGTGCAGCGGGTTTTTTGGCGGTACGAAAAACTCTTGGACTAATTCATGTTACTTTTTATTGGGAAGAGTAGCAATTAGGTGAAGAATTTTATGCGAATATTCTTTTTCTTATTTTTTTCATTAGTTCAGCTTGCCATTTCACAATCTGGCAGTGTATCTGGTATAGTGACATCTGAAAAAAAATCTATTCCTTCTGTAAATATTATTCTCATAGATACTAACATTGGTACAATTACTGATTCTGATGGACAATATTTTTTACATGATGTTCCTGTTGGAAAACAAGCTTTACGTTTCAGTGCGGTTGGATATGAATCTCAAATTATTGAAATCAATATAACAGGAAATCGTCAAGTTAGTTTAGATGTCGAACTGGCATCCAAAGTAATTGAAGTTAATCAAGTTGAAATTATTGCCAAAAAACACCAATCACAAAAGGATACCCGAACAAGTTTAATCTCCATAGAACCACGGTCTGCAAAAATATTAGCTGGAGGAGTTGAAGATGTACTCAGAACACTTCAGACATTACCGGGAGTTTTAGCACCTAACGACTTTACTTCGCAAATAATCGTTCGCGGTAGCGGGCCAGATCAAAACTTAATTATTCTCGATGATGTTGAGGTATTCAATCCATATCGGCTTTATGGTGTGATTAGCATGTTCAATCCAGAAGTGGTAAGTGATATAAATTTAGTAACTGGCGGCTTTCCAGCTCGATACGGTGATAGATTGTCAGCTGTGTTGGATATTTCTAATAGGGAAGGTGCAAACTCGAGTTTTTTACTTGGCAATATTAATGCGAGTATTGTGACTGCGAATCTTGTATTAGAGGGGAAGAATCCATTTGGACTTAATGGAAGCTGGTTATTTAATTCAAGAAGAACTTATTATGATCTGATTGTCGAACCGATCGTAAAGAAAGCCGGTTTGATTGAGAATGATGTCACTTTCCCAAATTTTTATGACATTCAATCGAAGTTAGTATTCGGTCCTTGGTCGGGACACAAGTTTTTATTTAATGAAATTTATTCCCGCGATGGTGTTGATATTGTTTCCGGTGCAAATAGAAATCGGCCTGACAGCATTGGAGTCATAAATTTAACTAAGAATGATCTGTTAAGTGCAGCTTGGCATTTTTCGAATAAAAAATTTCTCAATAAACTTACAGTTTCTTGGTATAGAAATGGAGGTAACACGGAGTTCGATGCACGCATTCTTGACCCTTCGTTGAATAGGGAACTCTTTAATGCGTCAATTCCAGATACGCTTGAATCGTATCTGCTCGGATTTTCTTTCAACTCGCTTTTCTCATTTAGAAAATATTCGATCGATGAAAAACTTCTTGTTCTATATAATAATCATGAAATTGAAATTGGGGCGGGAGTTGATTTTATGCAGACCGACATTGATTTTGAATTCAAGCTTGATCCTCAGCTGCAAGCAATCTTTAATTCTAATCCGAACGCACGCTCAGCATTGAGTAGTTTCGGAACAACTAAGGATTATTTGAGATATAAAATTTATTTACAGGACAATTTTCCAATTCTTCCAAAGTTATTTTTTCAACCGAGTCTGCGTTTCGATTATTATGATATTCTTGAAAAACCATATTTTGCTCCACGACTCTCTTTTTCCTACGAAGTCGATAAAATCACAACAATAAGAGCTTTATGGGGATTATACTTCCAATCACCAGGCTACGAAAAAATTAGAGATCAAAATGTTTTATACGATTTCAATCCTGTTTACACGGAGAATCTCGAGGCAGAAAAAGCAACTCACTCAATATTAAGCTTCGAAAGGTTTTTAACTCCCGAATGGAACGCCAAAGTCGAATTTTATTATAAAGATTTTAGAAATCTGATTGTTCCAAAAAAAGTTCAGGGAACCAGATTTAAAGTTGAACCTATTCCTGGTAGAGATATAAAATTTAAGGATGGATGGCAAACGCCAACTTCATTTGTGTCTGATTCAATAACACTGATCCCTGCAAACAATTCGTCAGGGAATTCTTTCGGTTTAGAATTTCTAGTTGCAAAATTAAATGTTGATCGGAACAGCAGATTGAATGGCTGGATATCTTATGCGTTCGCTTATTCAAATCGCATTGAAGATGATATTAAGATACCGTTTCGTTATGATCAAAGACATACAGTGAATATTGTACTAAATTATCTTACAGCTGATTGGTTAGAATTTGGAATTAAATGGCAATATGGTTCTGGATTCCCATTTACTGAACCGATTGGAATTAAACCGAGAATCGTGTTGCTTGATAAGGATAAAGATGGCGTCCCTGAAACTCCTGAAGTTGCAACTCGTTTGAATTTATTGAATCCAAGTGCTTCGAAAGAAGTTATCTTTGATGTCAATTATGGAGACGATCCGAATCGTTTTAATGCAAGAAAACCGGCCTACCACAGGCTCGATATTCGAGCAACTTTCTTTACACACTTTTGGAATCTTGATTGGACTTTCTATCTTGATGTTATTAATGTTTACAATCGAGCAAATGTGATCAATTACGATTACTCAATCGATTCAAATCTTAATTTATCGCGAAAAGCAACAACTATGTTTCCTATTATCCCTACATTTGGTTTTAGTGTTAAATTCTAACTCAAATTTTAATATCTGATTCCTCTATTTTTATTCCTTTCTGGTTTAATTAAATTGAATCTGAATGAAAAAGAATTCGGTCGATAAATATTTAGATTTGGGTGAAAGAGGAAAACTCAGCAAGGAAAATAAATTGAATGACTTAACAGGTAAAGAATGGATCAAGTTCACTAAATCCTGGTTTGTTCATCGTCCACCGAGAAGAAAAAGTGATGAGAGACTCCATCCGGCTAAATTTCCTGAGACATTAGTTAGTGAATTTATTCGGTTCTTTACAAAAGAAGGAGATTGTGTAATAGATCCTTTTCTTGGAACTGGAAGCACGGCTGTTGCATGCGTAGAAAGTAACCGCAACTGTATAGGAGTGGAACTGGTTAAAAAATATTTTGATGTATCCAAAAGAAGAGTTGATGAGTTGATATCTGCATCGCTTTTCAAACCGGAGGTTTCACTTTACAACCAGGATTCATTGGGATTAAAAAATTTACCGATAGAAAAAAGATCGATTCAATATTGCATAACATCGCCTCCCTATTGGAATCAATTGGAAAGAAACTCTATTCGCCAAAAGAATAGAAAAGAAAAAAATCTTGACACAAAATACAGTGGTAAAAAATCAGATTTGGGGAATTGTGTGGACTATGAAGATTTCATAGAAAAGGTATGCAAAGTATTCGATCAAGTTTTTGACCTTGTGAAAGTCAACGGATATTTAACCATAATAATTAATAACATTTATTTTCAAAGCAGACTTTATCCTCTTGCATTTGATTTGGCGGTTGCACTTACTAAAAGAGGTTCAAAAAGCTGGACTATGAAAGATGAAAAAATTTGGCTGCAGGATGATAAACCATTAATTGCCCTCGGTGTAAACAATGCTTGGGTTGGGAACAGACATCACCAATACTGTTTGATTTTTCGAAAGGAATCATCAGTTAAATGAATTCCAAATATTTGATGTTATGTGACATCCAATATGTTACTTTGAAATTTGTTTTTTGGAGCTTGTAATTTAAATCAAAATATGACAAAAATTTACACAGTTTCTGAACTTAACCAATCGATCAAATTCACTTTAGAATCTTCTTACGGTTGGCTCGATGTTGAGGGAGAAATTTCAAATTTTAGACCTTATTCTTCAGGGCACTGGTATTTCTCATTAAAGGATGAAACTTCACAGATTTCCTGTGTGATGTGGAGAGGTAGAAATAATTACGTCTTCTTTACTCCGCAAGACGGGATAAAAGTTCGAATCAAAGGAAAGCTTAGTGTTTATGAAACTCGTGGCAATTATCAAATTGATGTAGCCGCCATGAAACCTCTCGGTATTGGAGAACTTCAGCTTGCATTCGAAAAGTTAAAAGAAAAACTTTCGAGAGAAGGTTTGTTCGACGAGCAATGCAAAAAGCCAATTCCGAAAATCCCAAGTACTATTGGAATTGTTACTTCAAAAGATGGAGCGGCTCTGCGGGATGTGATTTCAACTCTCCGTCGGCGATTCCCTGCTGCTGAATTAATACTTGCTCATTCGTCAGTTCAAGGGGCAAATGCATCAAGTGAAATTGCCGATGCAATCAAAACTTTAAACTCTTACAAAAAGATAGATGTAATTATTATTTGCCGCGGCGGTGGTTCATTGGAAGATTTATGGGCTTTTAATGAAGAGATTACTGCAAGGGCAATTTTCAAATCTAAAATTCCAATTGTAACTGGAATTGGACATGAGGTTGATTTCACAATTGCTGATTATGTTGCTGATCTGCGCTCACCAACTCCAACTGCAGCCGCGGAATTAGTAACACCGAACGTTTCTGGTTTGATTGAATATATAGAAGATTTTTCCTATAATAATTTTGAAAAAATCAAAAACCAGATAAAATTTTACTCTGATTCGATTAGGAATATTTTGAAAAGTTACGCATTTAGTTTACCGGAATCGTTGCTAAGAAATAAAAGTCAGAAATTGGATTTTACGGCTTATCGGGTGCAGCAGTCATTCAGTAATTACTTTCAGGCAACAAAAAGCAGAATCGAGCGTTCTATGAACGTGATTAAAAATGCAAATCCGAAGAGAAATCTTTCCAGAGGATACTCAATTGTTCGCCAGCATTCAAAGATAATTATGCGAGTAAAAGAATTAAACAAAACTTTAGAAACAGAAATTGAATTTTTCGATGGGAGAATCAAACTAGATGGCGAAAAGTAAATCTGATTTTGAAAAAGATTTCAATCGGCTTGAAGAAATTTCTGACACACTTGAATCGGATAAAATCACATTGGAAGATGCTATCAAACTTTACGAGGAAGGTGTTGATATAACTAAAAAGCTTATGGAAATATTATCGAAAGCCGAATTAAAAATCTCCCAGCTCAAAACGGAGTTGGATGGTACGATAAAAAAGTCAAAACTTGAAATTGACGAAGAAAGTTAAGATAAATGCAAGAGAAAGAATATAAATATCTATTTGAAATAGATTCACCGATTGACTTAAAAAAGATTCCAAAACAAGAATTAAAAGTTGTGTGCGATGAGATACGCGCCTACATGATTGATGTAATTTCACAAATCGGTGGGCATTTCGGTGCTGGTTTAGGAGCGATTGAACTGACAGTAGCTTTGCATTATGTTCTAAACACACCAAAAGACAAAATTATTTGGGATGTAGGACACCAGGCTTATCCGCACAAGATTTTAACCGGCAGAAGGGATGCTCTAAAAACAATAAGGCAATTTGGTGGAATTAGCGGATTCCTTAAGAGGAATGAAAGTGAGTATGATGTTTTCGGCGCTGGGCATGCAAGTACATCAATTTCAGCCGCTGTTGGAATTGCTGCTGCGAGAGATTTTAATGGTGAAAATCATAGAGTTGTTGCTGTAATAGGTGATGGCGCGATGACAGGCGGCATGGCATACGAAGCAATGAATAATGCTGGACTCCAAAAAAGAAATATTACTGTCATTCTGAATGACAATAATATGTCCATTGCGAATAATGTATGGCAAGTTTCAAATTACTTCACAGGATTAATCGCAAATCCATCATTCAACAAATTTAAAGCTGATATCTGGGATCTTACAGGTAAACTGGATGAATTTGGTGATAGGATCCGGAAAATTGTTGCACGTGTTGAAGGAGGCGTCAAAGCTATTATTACTCCTGGCGCTTTGTTTGAAGCATTCGGGTTCAGATACTTTGGACCAATTAACGGACATAACATTAATCAGCTGACTAAAATTCTAGAATACACACAAA encodes:
- a CDS encoding JAB domain-containing protein, producing the protein MKVKDLPIDDRPREKLELYGAQNLSDVDLIAILIRSGMKNKSAVSLAREIIKEAGDLKSIMKMSQDELHSKFKGIGKTKAITLMAAFEIAKRIAKSDLKEKQIKIESPKDVFDIFNQELSHLDVEKFYLLILNSSNYVKKKIEISSGTLNASLISPREIFKPAIDSKAANIILVHNHPSGNVEPSREDINVTKQIVEAGKILEIPVLDHIIIANNQFTSFVERKLL
- a CDS encoding LysM peptidoglycan-binding domain-containing protein — protein: MKLKKLFLPTLIFIFAISMNVFAQYEEWDSDRWMSEMNNLKARKESLLKEKAALNAAIADLKKTSQQDVDQCMNELYALVGASKADVDGFRRKVSELDSKIKTKQPNKNERQAELDALKKNRISALPEFFDKVHNQMQNALNNWIEVAPEKVYTVVRGDCLWNIAKKKTIYDNAFAWPKIFQSNKDQINNPDLIYPKQAFKIPEMNQDEMSRYQKMRDTWRRLQQ
- a CDS encoding PhoH family protein; amino-acid sequence: MLALIGINDSNISLIESYFNTSISVRGETIHLKGTQFEIEMIEKILNELVFILNKNKIITQQDIELVIQLAKNGKEVISETDINSAVLFTKSDVIKAKTAGQFEFIKIAKRNDIVFAIGPAGTGKTYLSVALAVASFKNHFVNKIVLCRPAVEAGENLGFLPGDIREKIDPYLRPLYDALDDMIPFEKLKVYLERNTIEIIPLAYMRGRTLNNAFVILDEAQNATALQMKMFLTRLGANSKAIITGDITQVDLPTKKESGLIQAQSILTGIDGVAFVYFTKADVVRHRLVKNILEAYERYQTNNGSQSQSFEKQ
- a CDS encoding GNAT family N-acetyltransferase, which translates into the protein MKDIMTIRSLEKKDLLEAAKFCRANMELDSMPDFLFEEKTIIDKDFNSSTTLIAEEENQIVGFMMGVVRPLQTGKCGYIKLMAVKSDLRRKGIASKLYEIIHEKFIELGCERERIYESHPNYFMPGVDPRYTEAICFIERKGFKKFGDTSNLLCDLVTQDFSTTEEEKQIVKHNLIVKRAEKNDLTPTIEFLKNDFEAWVPEVTRAFQNDPISVHVCIHEGKVVGFSAYDTNNLNTGWFGPMGTSPSLRGKNIGGILLKRCLADQKAQGHQFAIIPWVGPIPFYMHYCNSKVQRVFWRYEKLLD
- a CDS encoding TonB-dependent receptor, which produces MRIFFFLFFSLVQLAISQSGSVSGIVTSEKKSIPSVNIILIDTNIGTITDSDGQYFLHDVPVGKQALRFSAVGYESQIIEINITGNRQVSLDVELASKVIEVNQVEIIAKKHQSQKDTRTSLISIEPRSAKILAGGVEDVLRTLQTLPGVLAPNDFTSQIIVRGSGPDQNLIILDDVEVFNPYRLYGVISMFNPEVVSDINLVTGGFPARYGDRLSAVLDISNREGANSSFLLGNINASIVTANLVLEGKNPFGLNGSWLFNSRRTYYDLIVEPIVKKAGLIENDVTFPNFYDIQSKLVFGPWSGHKFLFNEIYSRDGVDIVSGANRNRPDSIGVINLTKNDLLSAAWHFSNKKFLNKLTVSWYRNGGNTEFDARILDPSLNRELFNASIPDTLESYLLGFSFNSLFSFRKYSIDEKLLVLYNNHEIEIGAGVDFMQTDIDFEFKLDPQLQAIFNSNPNARSALSSFGTTKDYLRYKIYLQDNFPILPKLFFQPSLRFDYYDILEKPYFAPRLSFSYEVDKITTIRALWGLYFQSPGYEKIRDQNVLYDFNPVYTENLEAEKATHSILSFERFLTPEWNAKVEFYYKDFRNLIVPKKVQGTRFKVEPIPGRDIKFKDGWQTPTSFVSDSITLIPANNSSGNSFGLEFLVAKLNVDRNSRLNGWISYAFAYSNRIEDDIKIPFRYDQRHTVNIVLNYLTADWLEFGIKWQYGSGFPFTEPIGIKPRIVLLDKDKDGVPETPEVATRLNLLNPSASKEVIFDVNYGDDPNRFNARKPAYHRLDIRATFFTHFWNLDWTFYLDVINVYNRANVINYDYSIDSNLNLSRKATTMFPIIPTFGFSVKF
- a CDS encoding site-specific DNA-methyltransferase — translated: MKKNSVDKYLDLGERGKLSKENKLNDLTGKEWIKFTKSWFVHRPPRRKSDERLHPAKFPETLVSEFIRFFTKEGDCVIDPFLGTGSTAVACVESNRNCIGVELVKKYFDVSKRRVDELISASLFKPEVSLYNQDSLGLKNLPIEKRSIQYCITSPPYWNQLERNSIRQKNRKEKNLDTKYSGKKSDLGNCVDYEDFIEKVCKVFDQVFDLVKVNGYLTIIINNIYFQSRLYPLAFDLAVALTKRGSKSWTMKDEKIWLQDDKPLIALGVNNAWVGNRHHQYCLIFRKESSVK
- the xseA gene encoding exodeoxyribonuclease VII large subunit, producing the protein MTKIYTVSELNQSIKFTLESSYGWLDVEGEISNFRPYSSGHWYFSLKDETSQISCVMWRGRNNYVFFTPQDGIKVRIKGKLSVYETRGNYQIDVAAMKPLGIGELQLAFEKLKEKLSREGLFDEQCKKPIPKIPSTIGIVTSKDGAALRDVISTLRRRFPAAELILAHSSVQGANASSEIADAIKTLNSYKKIDVIIICRGGGSLEDLWAFNEEITARAIFKSKIPIVTGIGHEVDFTIADYVADLRSPTPTAAAELVTPNVSGLIEYIEDFSYNNFEKIKNQIKFYSDSIRNILKSYAFSLPESLLRNKSQKLDFTAYRVQQSFSNYFQATKSRIERSMNVIKNANPKRNLSRGYSIVRQHSKIIMRVKELNKTLETEIEFFDGRIKLDGEK
- the xseB gene encoding exodeoxyribonuclease VII small subunit, translated to MAKSKSDFEKDFNRLEEISDTLESDKITLEDAIKLYEEGVDITKKLMEILSKAELKISQLKTELDGTIKKSKLEIDEES